The following proteins are encoded in a genomic region of Phycisphaera sp.:
- a CDS encoding glutathione peroxidase, translating into MLMKTALTASLASSLLVLTACSGDGDTDTTYRTPEEGITMDGTTTDTQNGPSVRGVGFEMADGSTTSMDAYQGQVVLVVNTASRCGLTPQVGQLETLQQANAGKSFTVLAFPSASFNQEPLGTAEAAEFCADMGATYPIAAKAEVKGDNAHPLFATLSKQGGEPTWNFTKYLVGKDGTVIARFDPRTSPDDPAIQAAIDEALEG; encoded by the coding sequence ATGCTCATGAAGACCGCACTCACGGCCTCGCTGGCCTCGTCATTGCTCGTGCTGACCGCCTGCTCGGGCGACGGCGACACGGACACGACCTATCGCACGCCTGAGGAGGGCATCACCATGGATGGCACGACGACCGACACCCAGAATGGCCCGTCTGTCCGCGGCGTCGGGTTCGAGATGGCCGATGGCTCGACGACTTCCATGGACGCCTACCAAGGGCAGGTCGTGCTGGTGGTCAACACCGCCAGCCGGTGTGGGCTGACGCCCCAGGTGGGCCAGCTCGAAACACTCCAGCAGGCCAACGCGGGCAAGTCGTTTACCGTGCTCGCCTTCCCGAGCGCGAGCTTCAACCAGGAGCCGCTCGGGACGGCCGAGGCGGCCGAGTTTTGCGCCGACATGGGCGCGACGTATCCCATCGCGGCCAAGGCCGAGGTGAAGGGCGACAACGCGCACCCGCTGTTCGCCACGCTCAGCAAGCAGGGCGGCGAGCCAACGTGGAACTTCACCAAGTACCTGGTGGGCAAGGACGGCACCGTCATCGCGCGATTCGACCCCAGGACGAGTCCCGACGACCCGGCGATCCAGGCGGCGATCGACGAGGCGCTGGAGGGCTGA
- a CDS encoding prepilin-type N-terminal cleavage/methylation domain-containing protein encodes MSRTRSRQRGFTMLEVMVSIAILSVLSAALITFGFGLAGRRDRLVREGERGAVLARVLDRLERTTASAEEHARHGEDWLELSGRGVWPATDRAGVPAGPVGYSARLSYSKYTGELAWRESTDSGETVELVVGDIEAVLVDHFDDLVTTSGSQPPLRVCVWLAPTGWEPATPDDLGPDSEGGELVAPEPEFADLHEEELPTRPADIVFVVAAPAGASVPRSEAGSGSGFEPGGDRTGVMP; translated from the coding sequence ATGAGCCGCACTCGCTCGCGTCAACGCGGCTTCACGATGCTGGAGGTGATGGTCTCGATTGCCATCCTTTCGGTCTTGAGCGCGGCGCTAATTACGTTCGGCTTCGGGCTGGCGGGCCGGCGGGATCGGCTGGTGCGTGAGGGCGAGCGCGGCGCCGTGCTGGCTCGTGTGCTCGACCGCCTGGAGCGAACCACCGCGAGCGCCGAAGAGCACGCGCGGCATGGCGAGGACTGGCTCGAGCTCTCGGGTCGCGGCGTGTGGCCCGCGACCGATCGCGCCGGGGTGCCGGCGGGGCCCGTGGGGTACAGCGCGCGGTTGTCATACTCGAAGTACACGGGCGAACTGGCGTGGCGCGAGTCGACCGACTCGGGCGAGACGGTCGAACTGGTCGTGGGCGACATCGAGGCAGTGCTGGTCGATCACTTCGATGACCTGGTGACGACATCGGGCAGCCAGCCGCCGCTGCGGGTGTGCGTGTGGCTGGCGCCAACGGGGTGGGAGCCTGCGACGCCGGATGATCTGGGACCGGATAGTGAGGGCGGCGAGTTGGTCGCTCCAGAACCCGAATTCGCCGACCTTCACGAGGAGGAACTGCCCACACGGCCGGCGGACATCGTGTTCGTGGTCGCCGCCCCCGCGGGAGCGAGCGTGCCGCGAAGCGAGGCCGGTTCTGGATCTGGCTTCGAGCCGGGCGGCGATCGCACGGGGGTCATGCCATGA
- the gspG gene encoding type II secretion system major pseudopilin GspG — translation MQETKHGAMERRNRVRKAMTRKAFSLIEIMIVLAIIVMISGLVGFALLARRDEAKIDEAEIKLNTLKGALLDFNRRYNRYPTEDEGLAVLWSSETVDPEIEESWSESVSESMPNDPWGNPWEYNPEGLRREGYYDLSSNGPDGEPETEDDIYLWEDDEGGMDSGSGLAPPPSGG, via the coding sequence ATGCAAGAGACCAAGCATGGGGCGATGGAGCGCCGCAACCGAGTTCGTAAGGCCATGACTCGTAAGGCTTTCTCGCTGATCGAGATCATGATCGTGCTGGCCATCATCGTGATGATCAGCGGGCTGGTGGGCTTCGCGCTGCTGGCCCGCCGCGACGAGGCGAAGATCGACGAGGCCGAGATCAAGCTCAACACCCTCAAGGGTGCCCTGCTCGACTTCAACCGGCGGTACAACCGCTACCCGACCGAGGACGAGGGCCTGGCGGTCCTCTGGAGCAGCGAGACCGTCGATCCTGAGATCGAGGAGTCGTGGTCGGAGTCGGTGAGCGAGTCGATGCCCAACGACCCGTGGGGGAACCCCTGGGAGTACAACCCCGAGGGCCTCCGGCGTGAAGGGTACTACGACCTCTCGAGCAACGGCCCGGATGGCGAGCCCGAGACCGAAGACGACATTTATCTATGGGAAGACGACGAGGGCGGCATGGACTCGGGCAGCGGTCTGGCACCGCCACCGTCCGGCGGCTGA
- a CDS encoding AraC family transcriptional regulator, whose translation MRMSERDASRFHRLRGRPGVSPNELVVADRDWLHGRFRLPVDWPGFADTGPIFWPTVVFARDPVIIIQDDAEPVVADPNTTMVYNALRPYKRRALTDRGDRCEWFSVVPHVAIEIARSLGLKAESPESLAPFTHTTCPPELYRDQRRLSTQLADPSSDPLGLGEAVLDVFRRALEPGVSAKQRRSAAVTEPTRRAHRDLAENAKAVLAQRYADRLTLDDLSDELDVSPFHLARTFRHWTGQTVHKYLTALRIAAALDYIAQGMALTDVAHATGFSSHSHFTQTFGCLLGESPSAWRRKIMRPDEIKPVESGPAPAPGVTARDTYIACDPSPTP comes from the coding sequence ATGAGGATGAGTGAACGGGACGCGTCGCGCTTCCACCGCCTGCGAGGCAGGCCCGGTGTCAGCCCCAACGAGTTGGTGGTCGCCGACCGTGACTGGTTGCACGGCCGCTTTCGCTTGCCGGTCGATTGGCCGGGCTTTGCCGACACGGGGCCAATCTTCTGGCCCACGGTGGTGTTCGCGCGCGACCCGGTGATCATCATCCAGGACGACGCCGAGCCCGTCGTTGCCGACCCGAACACGACCATGGTGTACAACGCGCTGCGTCCGTATAAGCGCCGCGCGCTCACCGATCGCGGCGATCGGTGCGAGTGGTTCAGCGTCGTTCCCCACGTCGCTATCGAGATCGCGCGGAGCCTTGGGCTGAAAGCTGAGAGCCCCGAGTCGCTCGCGCCGTTCACGCACACCACGTGCCCGCCCGAGTTGTATCGGGACCAGCGGCGCCTGAGCACGCAACTGGCCGACCCCTCGTCCGATCCGCTCGGCCTGGGCGAGGCGGTGCTTGACGTCTTCCGTCGTGCGCTCGAGCCGGGCGTGAGCGCGAAGCAGCGTCGCTCGGCCGCCGTGACCGAGCCCACACGCCGGGCGCACCGGGACTTGGCCGAGAACGCCAAGGCCGTGCTGGCCCAGCGGTATGCCGATCGCCTTACGCTGGACGACCTCTCCGATGAGCTGGACGTTTCACCCTTCCATCTCGCGCGCACGTTCCGGCACTGGACGGGGCAGACTGTGCATAAGTATCTGACGGCGCTACGCATTGCCGCGGCCCTTGACTACATCGCGCAGGGCATGGCCCTGACCGATGTTGCGCACGCGACGGGCTTCTCGAGCCACAGCCACTTCACGCAGACGTTCGGGTGCCTGCTTGGCGAGAGCCCGTCGGCTTGGCGTCGCAAGATCATGCGACCGGACGAGATCAAGCCGGTCGAGAGCGGGCCCGCACCGGCCCCGGGTGTTACGGCGAGGGATACGTACATCGCGTGCGATCCGTCTCCCACACCGTGA
- a CDS encoding 6-carboxytetrahydropterin synthase, translating to MSGSTTQTKAIELVRTTRFCVNDPSFGDPAGHIEADPNGYAGRPSMRGLGRYYSVDVTARGEPDPVTGYLIDIKAIDQAVRDAVVPLITLACHDDPACEPAMLLPELMADLEAALPVTLAALRWNLTPYSSITMNATSATTVVLRQRFDFAAAHRLHVDSLSDEENQKLFGKCNNPSGHGHNYQVEPAVEASLPETGTMPFTMQDLERLVDETIIAPFDHTNLNIDPPDFSQAGVNPSVEHIARVCYERLAEAIEATNSGARLREVTVWETDRTRCTYPSP from the coding sequence GTGAGCGGATCCACGACCCAAACGAAGGCCATCGAACTCGTCCGGACCACGCGATTCTGCGTGAACGATCCCTCGTTCGGGGATCCCGCGGGCCACATCGAGGCCGACCCCAACGGCTACGCCGGCAGGCCCTCGATGCGCGGGCTGGGGCGGTACTACAGCGTCGACGTCACAGCCCGCGGCGAGCCCGACCCGGTGACGGGTTACCTGATCGACATCAAGGCCATCGACCAGGCCGTGCGCGACGCCGTGGTGCCACTCATCACCCTGGCCTGCCACGACGACCCGGCGTGCGAACCGGCGATGCTGCTGCCCGAGCTGATGGCCGACCTCGAAGCCGCGCTGCCCGTCACGCTGGCCGCCCTGCGCTGGAACCTGACCCCCTATTCGAGCATCACCATGAACGCCACATCAGCGACCACCGTCGTCCTGCGCCAACGCTTCGATTTCGCCGCCGCCCACCGGCTGCACGTCGACAGCCTCAGCGACGAAGAGAACCAGAAGCTCTTCGGCAAGTGCAACAACCCCAGCGGCCACGGGCACAACTACCAGGTCGAGCCGGCGGTCGAAGCTTCATTGCCAGAAACCGGCACGATGCCCTTCACGATGCAAGACCTCGAGCGGCTGGTCGATGAGACGATCATCGCGCCCTTCGACCACACAAACCTGAACATCGACCCGCCCGACTTCAGCCAGGCAGGCGTCAACCCGAGCGTTGAGCACATCGCACGCGTGTGCTACGAGCGGCTAGCCGAGGCGATCGAAGCGACGAACTCTGGAGCTCGGTTGCGTGAGGTCACGGTGTGGGAGACGGATCGCACGCGATGTACGTATCCCTCGCCGTAA
- a CDS encoding prepilin-type N-terminal cleavage/methylation domain-containing protein, whose translation MRSRRGFTLIEVLVALGLLVVVASLALPVALTNTSSARAKTAERILKLSPNTARGEAQHRGLPVALVLLPSQDGQELRLGLVRQPDLDSDSAADQAADPDDVSTWPTVDEPTLLPPGTRLWDGQVEELEAFEAAAEEESERGNGSLLDRSFVEDDAEAAPENAFGEPADAVVLAWFLSDGSAMAGRATVVRLADGQVVRVRVEALTGRLEFTPAPELEGKDEDEPAEEEESSDLPDEPVVDEESPEGGGLDALGFDELEFEQIEFEDLSSRFGGGSDEPVEPGNSGADQPSQPDTSGSPDRTNPQPPQPR comes from the coding sequence ATGCGGAGTCGGCGAGGCTTCACGCTGATAGAGGTGCTGGTGGCCCTCGGGCTGCTGGTGGTGGTTGCCTCTTTGGCGTTGCCGGTAGCGCTGACCAACACCTCGTCGGCGCGCGCGAAGACGGCCGAGCGGATCTTGAAGCTCTCGCCCAACACGGCGCGCGGCGAGGCCCAGCACCGGGGCCTGCCCGTGGCGCTCGTGCTGCTGCCGAGCCAGGACGGCCAGGAACTGCGACTCGGGTTGGTCCGCCAGCCCGACCTGGACAGCGACAGCGCCGCCGATCAGGCGGCCGACCCCGACGACGTCTCGACCTGGCCGACCGTTGATGAGCCGACGCTGTTGCCACCGGGCACGAGGCTGTGGGATGGCCAGGTGGAAGAGCTCGAGGCCTTCGAGGCGGCCGCTGAAGAGGAATCCGAGCGGGGCAACGGCTCCTTGCTCGATCGGTCGTTCGTCGAGGACGACGCCGAAGCCGCCCCCGAAAACGCTTTCGGCGAGCCTGCCGACGCCGTGGTGCTGGCGTGGTTCCTGAGCGACGGATCGGCGATGGCGGGCCGGGCGACCGTGGTGCGGCTGGCCGATGGGCAGGTCGTGCGTGTCCGTGTCGAGGCGCTCACCGGGCGGCTCGAGTTCACCCCCGCACCGGAACTCGAGGGGAAGGACGAAGATGAGCCCGCCGAGGAAGAAGAATCGTCGGACCTGCCCGATGAGCCTGTCGTGGACGAGGAGTCGCCCGAAGGAGGCGGGCTTGATGCTCTCGGGTTCGACGAGCTCGAATTCGAGCAGATCGAGTTCGAGGACCTGAGCAGCCGGTTTGGCGGTGGCTCGGACGAACCGGTCGAGCCCGGCAACAGCGGGGCCGATCAGCCCTCCCAACCCGATACGAGCGGCTCGCCCGATCGCACCAACCCCCAGCCACCGCAACCGAGATAG
- a CDS encoding type II secretion system F family protein has translation MPTFRYQAVDANGQAVAGKLAGASEAAILGELADRSLVPVQVEAEKPRASLRPKGLGPRQLATAYQQVADLLRAGVPLMRAITLLARGKSKPRRAEIFRGLAEGVSRGEELADAMAAQEGVFPQTHIAMVRAGEKGGSLEPVLVRLAGMVKAQAEMRAKLFGALAYPAVLVFVGVSVLGIIFGLFLPMFGDILEQVDPMPPITVVLFAISDAVTTKGPITAIVLAILVVLAWRLSKRPDVSRAIETAKTRAPVIGPLVRSIAVARFCRTFGTMLANGVPVLAAMRIAEDAAGNILLKEAVAEAADAVRSGEPLAGPLGVSGLFDEDVIEMISVGESANNLADVLETIAETIETRVERLLSTAVALVGPIMLMVLALVVAFVAIGLIMPMLELSDVG, from the coding sequence GTGCCAACCTTCCGCTACCAGGCAGTCGACGCCAACGGGCAGGCCGTCGCCGGCAAGCTCGCCGGGGCGAGCGAGGCGGCGATCCTGGGTGAACTCGCCGACCGGAGCCTCGTGCCCGTGCAGGTGGAGGCCGAGAAGCCGCGGGCGTCTTTGAGGCCCAAGGGGTTGGGCCCCCGCCAACTGGCCACGGCCTACCAGCAGGTGGCCGACCTGCTGCGGGCGGGCGTGCCGCTGATGCGGGCGATTACCCTTCTGGCTCGGGGCAAGAGCAAGCCGCGGCGGGCCGAGATCTTCCGGGGATTGGCCGAGGGCGTGTCGCGGGGCGAGGAGCTGGCCGACGCGATGGCCGCCCAAGAAGGGGTCTTCCCCCAGACCCACATCGCGATGGTGCGTGCGGGCGAGAAGGGGGGCAGCCTCGAGCCCGTGCTGGTTCGGCTGGCGGGCATGGTGAAGGCCCAGGCCGAGATGCGGGCCAAGCTATTCGGGGCGCTGGCCTACCCGGCGGTGCTGGTGTTCGTGGGCGTCAGCGTGCTGGGCATCATCTTCGGGCTGTTCTTGCCGATGTTTGGCGACATCCTCGAGCAGGTCGACCCGATGCCGCCCATCACCGTGGTGCTGTTCGCGATCAGCGACGCGGTGACGACCAAGGGGCCGATCACGGCGATCGTGCTGGCCATCCTCGTGGTTCTCGCGTGGCGGCTGAGCAAGCGGCCCGACGTCTCCAGGGCGATCGAGACCGCCAAGACCAGGGCCCCAGTGATCGGTCCGCTGGTGCGGAGCATCGCGGTGGCTCGGTTCTGCCGGACCTTCGGCACGATGCTGGCCAACGGCGTGCCGGTCTTGGCCGCGATGCGCATCGCCGAGGATGCGGCCGGCAACATCCTGCTGAAGGAGGCGGTGGCCGAGGCGGCCGACGCGGTCCGATCGGGCGAACCCCTGGCCGGCCCGCTGGGGGTAAGCGGCCTGTTCGATGAGGACGTGATCGAGATGATCTCGGTGGGCGAGAGCGCCAACAACCTGGCCGACGTGCTCGAGACGATCGCCGAGACCATCGAGACGCGGGTCGAGCGGCTGCTCTCGACGGCGGTTGCGCTGGTGGGCCCGATCATGCTCATGGTGCTGGCCCTGGTGGTGGCGTTTGTGGCTATCGGACTCATTATGCCGATGCTTGAGCTCAGCGACGTGGGCTGA